DNA from Prunus persica cultivar Lovell chromosome G6, Prunus_persica_NCBIv2, whole genome shotgun sequence:
ATCTACATTGATGTGCCAGAGAATTCTTACAGCTCAGGTAACAAATCCTGAAAATACAGATGAAGCGTCTGTGAGTAGTAGATTGGCTTGTATGCACGAACAAAAGGGAAATCCTTAATATCATATCCTATATGGTAGAAAATAGATctattgagaaaaataagccATTTATTTGAGGATAATGTAACAATAGCCAATAGTTTCTCTCGACTTACCAATTATAGCTTTCCTCATCGACCATCAGCAGAAGTAAAGGACTCTGCAAATCCATTAGGCCTTGCAGGAATACTGCTTTTGCTGTCCTCAAGGCTAGTATAGCTGATCCCTCTGCTTTCTGCTTCCTGCCAAACCTTTAACATTTGAGGCAGAGGTTGGTTGTAATCAATCCCAGAGAGACAATCTGATTCGTCTTCAACTGGTTTCCACTTTTCAACAAGTAGGGACAACACGTTCACTGCATGGCCCATATCAGGCCGATGGCTTGGTTCCCTCGCTGTGCAATGGCCAGCCAGTTCAGTTATTATGGAGATGCTCTCAAAAGTCTCTTCATTAACTTCAAGCGCTGGATCGATTGCAGCCATAAGTTTCTCCTTGCTTGACTTGATCCGCCAAAACCACTCAGCCAAGTATCGGCTTTCCTCTGGCCGGTTCTCATCAAGTGCCATTAATCCAGTCAAAAGTTCCATTAGCACCACCCCAAAGCTGAACACATCTACCTTTGTTGTGATTTTCCCCATTACTGAAACCAATTATCATGACTTGGTAAGATATTTGGGCAGATCAGATGTACAGGTAGATAACAAGTTGAATACTTTAGAAAATTGAAACATAAGTAGAGTATCCCATAAATTCCCACCAGTTGTGTTCAAGGAAACTACTGGTAGTTTTAACTAAAGTAAGATACAGTAGTCTCATACCAAGTGAACTCTATAGTTATTAATTATAAGTTATATAACATATTCCCGTAATGATAAGAACTATTTATCTGCCCTTTTTTCAACGACATAATAGAAACATCTATTAATATTGCCTTTTGATCTTTGACCGAACACACCTTTATAGAACTAAGAGATATAGTATGGCGTTTGACTTGTAGATTATTCATCACCGTGGGGCTTAATCAGAGGCAGTTTATCTCTCATTGAGGTTAAAAAGTAAAGGAATTTATTGGTATTTACAGCAGCGATAGACATGTTTCACATGTACAGGACAATCCACAAGACGCGTGATTGATGGTATTAAGGCACCAAGCATTTTCATTATCGGAAAATAAGAAGAATAGATATTGCATTTTAAAGCCTTTCTAATTGCAAACAATCTTTCattattgcattttcattatcACAAAATAAGAAGAATAGATAAGGGGTTTTCAGATGCAGATTTATTTACTATGGCCGACAATCTTTCTCTTTCAGATGCAAATTCTAAATTACCCTATGGTAACTGAGTTAAAGACAGACCAAGTGTTCTGAGCCAGTTATCAATCTCGTTTTTACTGTAGTGGGaaacaaattcattttttcctCATGCATTCCTCAAGTCCAATATTGAAATATTGTAATTCATTTTTGtagattttttccactttGTGACTACTGTTTCTAGAAGTGCGTGCTCTCCAAAATATGAGACCTAATTCAACCAACTAATTTATAATCATAACTGCTAAGTATTCGCAAATCATAAGAACTTGAAGAACTGTGACAGAAGTATATAccttatttttctgtttaagATAAGAAAGGGTACCTAAGAGTACGAAACATGAAAATTCTAGCTAGACATGAAGTACTGATATTAAGTGAATTTGTAAACCAGATAAGATTTCAATATAATAGTTACATTAGTGTTTTGAGTCTATTCTTTTGCATGCTTTAGCAGATGAACTTATTTCTGAATTTATTGCAATAACAAAATCTGAGAGgggaatgaaaagaaaattttaccTGCATATTCAGGTGCAAGGTATCCAAATGTCCCTGCAAGCTTAGTGGCAATAGACTTCTCCCCATCAGGAGCAAGTTTCACCAACCCAAAATCCGAAACTTTTGCATGAAAGTTATCATCCAGAAGAATATTAGAAGATTTGAGATCTCGGTGTATGAAGGTCTGGCGGGCTAAATTATGTAGGTACTCCATTGCTCTTGCAACATCCAATACAATTGTGAGTCTCCTTGTCCAAGACAAAGGTTTCAGGTTGAGGCTCTTCCAATGGAAAAGATGCCGGCTAAGAGCACCTTGAGACAAATACTCGTAGACAAGAAGCCTTTCATTGCCTTCGATGGAGTACCCCAAAAGAGAAACCAAGTGCCGATGACGGACCTTGGATAGAACAGCAATTTCTGCCTCAAATTCATCCAATGCTTTGCTACTGATTACCCCACCCTCCATTCTCTTAACAGCTAATTGTGTCCCATCTTCTAGTTCACCCTTGTAAACAGTTCCAAATCCGCCACGGCCTAGCTCATTTTCGGGTGCAAAATTTTTGGTCACCTTTCGAAGAACTTGAACAGAAATGACAAGGTTCCCAGCCTCAATCATATGAGAGTTTTCTGTTCCACCACTGTTGTGACTGACCGTAGTCCTAGTtttagttgacaagcttccaGTGGTGTTACTTGCAACTGCAATCTTATACAAATTTTCTGGATCAGATGGATCTCTTGGGTGAATGACAACAGAAGCAGGAGCCTCCAAgatgtttttccttttcttacaGCAGTATATAGACAGACAAATCAACAGAAAAGCCGCAACACCAACAACTGCAATTCCAGCAACGATAATAACTGGTTTGGGTCTTTTGGAACTTTGGGGTTGAACATCCACTTGGATAGCACCAGATGAATTATGGTCTGGATGAGTAATTGGCGAAGGTGGACTCTGTGATAATGGGGATTTTGGTGGTTTTCCACTACCTGATGATGGACTATCTGATGGAGGTTGCAAACTGTTGCGTGGAGGTGGGCTTCTAGTAGATAAAGGAGGTTGTGCAGTCTGATTAGCAACTAAAAGAGGATTTCCCTCGGCGATGACCTTCAGGCTATCAGGAAATTTTGGCAATGGAGGCTCAATATTGTTTCCACTTATATCCAATAATCTCAACGATTTCAACTCAGTAAAGTTAGTAGGAACTTTACCAATTATGTTGTTTCCTGAAAGTCTTACATTGACCAGAGAATCCAACTTTGCAAGTGCAGGACTCAGGGTACCATTTAACTTGTGCCTAGGCAAATTGATGACAGAAACCTTGGACTCTGGATTGCAACTCAATCCCAACCATCCCCCCTCACAGGGGTTATTACCAGACCACCCAGATGCAAGACTTGATGGATAATTCAAATCACCAAGAAAATCCAGAAGTGCAGTAACTTCTGGGGCACATTGAACCCCAGGATCAGGTTGACAAAATGAATTAGAATTATAAGTAACATTACCAGACTTAAACTTCGGTATTGGACCCATGAGCTGGTTATTTCCCAGGTCCAATTTGTCAAGCTCCATATCAGCCAATGTCTGCGGAATCAGACCAACAAGATGGTTACCATTGAGGTTGAGTTCCTTCAGAGAAGAAAGATCCCCAATGTTCTCTGGGATTGTTCCTGTGAATTGGTTTCCATGCAGCCAAACCTGTGTCAATGATGACATTGATGCAATTACATCAATTGGACCGGTCATGCCACCATCTTGATTATTCAACCACAAAATCTGCACCAAAGACTGTCCGAAATTCAGGGGTATCTCACCAGTTAATTTATTAAAGGAAAGTTGTAGCACCGTGAGAGACGGCAATCCGCCTAAGAATTCAGGCAATGGTCCAACCAAATTACATTCAATCAAGGAAATATTTTGTAATTGAACTGATTTTGCTAACTCATTAGGAAGAGACCATCCAGTAGAGGCATTCAATGGAATGTGATCCAGAGCCAAAACCCTGAGACTGCTAAGTCCATTGAAGAAATCAGAAGGGATTGTATCAAACAGGTTCTGATCCAAATAAGCATATTCCAGTTCAGATAAGCCACTAAAAGTGGGCAATTTCCCATTGAAGTTGTTCCTTTGCAGGCCAAGGTTGTAGAGCTTAGAGAGCTGGTTGAAGTTCTGAGGCAGAGGTCCTTTGAGGCCCATATTCTGAACTTGAATCTGTGTGACTCTGTCCCCACTACAGAACACATGAGGCCATGAAGGAGGGCCACAAGGGTCAAGCCCATTTTCTGGCCAATTGAGAAGCTCTGAATTCTCCAACCCTTTTCTGAAATCATTCAGAATTTTCAGGTCACCAGGGAAAGTGGCACCATAAGCCACCATGAACAGACacaaaaccagaaaattgCATAGCCTCCATCTCCACCCTCCCTCCATAGCTACTCCCTCAActacagcaacagcaacaaacCCCAATGCACTCCACAAACCACAAgaatttcaacaccaatcccCAAAACAGACTATAATAACCAAAACCAAGATTCAGAAATGCAGAGAAAAAATGAATGGCGAAGAAAACTGAACCTGAAATGCACGTGAGTCACTCCATTTTGTAAGAGTCAGGAAGTTGGGCAAGAAAATGGAAGGCTTTGGGGAAAATGGCAACGCCCCAGACGAGAATTCAAAGCTGAGAAAATGAAGAGAGATAATCTATACTTTTTTGGATGGATTTACCTAATGCTGAACCACGAGGTCCAtgactttctctctccctctctctctttctctctcttttgctcGCTTCCTTTAACTCCTTTCTCTGTTCCAGAGTGTTTGTTGTCTGTAATTTCTCTACAGTTGCAACCAGTGAACTGACTCTTTTGCCCGAGATGAGGTTGGCTAAGGTGAGAGTGACAAGTATCATCCACCTGTCAGCAGGGagtgaaagaagaaagaaagaaagaaagatttcCTCTTTAATTCCCACAATTGTATATCGCCGTGGGAGGCATGATATTAAtaagttattaataaaataatatttaaataattatagtGGGAACAGAAAAGCCAAACAAGTGATTTGTTGTGTCCCATACCGAATTACTGCTCTGATGTCGGCTTCAGGGAGCTCCGTTAATTACGGATTTGGAGATTTCTACACATTCCTTGTTCTTCCTCGGAAGAATTAGAATAATATCTAGGACTAGGAATCCTGGTGTCTCGTATTGCCATCATTGTTTCTTACAATTTTCCACTGGAATAATCTAATTTTTAGGTGGCATTTGATTGGTGGGAAAATGAACTTAGGAATGACAAATCATTTACTTTCTCATTTACAGTAAGTTCATGTTTCAGAATAGGTTTTCTATGAAACTCTCTATTTATCTCgggtttcattttcatttcccATGGGGAAATGAGCAAATTTTGGCTCTTTAAAACTAACTAGAAGCTGCTCTTCAAAATAAATGGGATTTTGACACTAGttaatttcatttaattttttcttttttcaaatttattttaacttttattttggaaattatCAAGTGTCAAAACCTCATTTGCTTTGAGAATGAGCTTCTCCTCAGTTTTAAGGAGTCAACTTTTTtcgaaatgaaaaaaacttaTTACATTGTGTTATGACCCAGTTGCCctcattaaaattaaataaatcacATAaagcattcttttttttctaaattaggGATATAATTGAAAACttatacaaattttatttcctATTCCTACGCAAATCAAATTTgagcaagaaaataaaatggtatTTATGGTTACTTTTCCAGTAttattaaacatgagaaatgaatttatgaattttcatttcttatcCTCTCTTGAAAAAGACATAGAAACTGATTCACGCATTTAACCGTGTGTTCTAAAATGGCTTAAAACACTAAAAATTCTTTTGAGAATGTTTGGTGCAGAAACTTAAAAGTGCATATGAATGGTAAAAACAAAagtgtctttttttttccctttgaaaAATCACTTCAATTACTAATTTAAAATTAGATTATATTTTTAACAACATCGTTTTCAACAATAACACTTATGAACAAAAGTATTCTCGAACTGCTTCAACAAGAACTGATAATTATATAGAGGATGTGAGTGGTCGAGTGTTTTAAGCTTATTATGACAGCTCATTAGAACCTTTTGGAAGTTCACATCTTGATGACGATGACGTGGTACAACAAGGGGAAAGTTGCGTCGACGTACGTACACAACTGTCCCTATACTAGTAAGGAAATAACATGAGTTGTAGAATTTGTCTCAAAATTTTTTAGAGTCCTTGCATTGCGTAATTATTAACTAGAAGAGAATTTGTCCCAAATTTTAGCCCCTCTTTCcctcttcctttccttctgTGAATCCTAAAGAAAAATTTCATAGagagggaggaggaggaagaagcgtCATTGTCCCTCCTCTCCCTCCTTTCTTCTCGTCTTTTCCTTTTAGATTAGTGAATAAGTCCACTAGGGCgttttgaatataaaaaaactcattGTTGTAGTTTCTTCTAAGCCATAATTATATTGAAGTTCCTCATAAGCTCTTTTAGTCTATGTTCTCAATCAAATCCTACTCTCATAACCCGCTCCCTAACGATGCCCATATTCTTTAAATTTGATATTACATCGTATTTGATGGAGGTTGCTGCAAGTCACCCAATTATTTTTTGGCAAAGGTGTTGTTTTCGTTTatttgttctctctcttttgctcGCTTCCtttaaccctaaaccctaaacccaatCTGTTATGGATGCGGTGGTGGGTGTGGCCACGACGGCGCTTCTTCAGGTGGTGATGGTAGGGTTCATTTAGGCTCATGagttgatttagggtttggttaTGTTGGGTTTGTGGGCTTTGTTTGGGTTTATAACTAATTGTGGTGATGTGGGCTAGTAGTTTTAGTGCGACTTTTGTCCACGTTAGTTTTGCTTTTAGCATGTTAGTTTGTTGCTCTATTGAGATTGATAGTTTAgatatctttaattatatcGTTAAAGTTTATctaatgaaatttttatttgataaaaaaataaaaaacttgaaGAGAAAGATATTGAATGTTGTGAATAAGTGAATGAATAGGTCAAGCAGACCAACTAAACCAATTATAAGTATTACTAGTTTCTTTATCAAAGAATCTGCTACCATATTAGCTTTCCGATATACATATTGAAACGAGACTTGAGTAGATTCTCAATTTTTATGatgatgttgttgttgttagcCTTTATGtcttgttttagttttaggtttttttgcaccctaatttctttttcctcatcGTTTTTTTTATCATCTTAAAATTGGTTTGTTGTGATGGTGTTGTGTAATGGTTTTTGATTTGCAGGTCAATTTGTTAGAGTATTGAGATCGCCTCTCGCAtccaagttcaaatttcactttctgtaaattatattaatttagagtagtttagacAATCACTTGTATCAAAACTTTTATGCCTAATCTTTAATTTTATGCTCTCTAAACAAAGCCATAAATGTTCTAAATCTTTCATAATCCCCTTAAACATAATCTTAACTAATACACCTGAATAAACTCCCATCaacactaaaaaaaattacttaaaaaacaatcagaaaattaaaaagaataaaaaagctTGCGTGACTGAAGAGTTTGGAAGAATTATCAAGAATCAGAAAGTAATTGATTACTGTAGGAAGAGTGGGTAACATGCTCCATCTCTGGACATAAAAGCAAAAGGCATGTAGTTGTAAGATACAATAGTAATATTCATTTGATCTTAGTGGGATAGATTTGTCATTTGGTTAACAAGCATGGAGGACACAGCATATTTAAAAGAGTTAACATTCTTACTATGTTTTCCCCTTTCTTGCTCACGCTTTGTTTCTGTATTAAGAAATCATATCCCAAAAAAGGGCATTTGTGGGGACTGGAGATGGATTTCTTTTGCTTGGGCAAGCCATCCCTCAAGTTATTACTTTTTGACCGTTTCAACAGGGGCCCTAAACACTAATTAGAGCAAGTAATTACGGTGTAATATTAGATTATGACTACGTGGTATAATTTGTTCAagtgttataatataaataaatatttattgagaCTAGaccttcaaaataaaaaattttaattttgtcgcccactcaaattataatacgtgaacaaattatattatatagctATATTTCAATGCTATACAACAATTTCTGAACTTGCAGGGATATATCTTGCCCTGATCTCAAGGCAAGCCCAATGTACAATATTCTAGCCAACAGTAAGAGTTGCTTGCCATAATGAGGTCATAGATGCTTATCAGACTGAAACACATTCGTGGACATTTCCCCTACAGATGGCACATGCATCTACAAGGAGTTCGAGTTCAATTTTGCTTCCATTTTGGAAGATCATAAATTCATCGGTTTAAAATATCTAAAATTTATGGTTTATTTGTAGGTTCTAAAATGGGCAAAATAGATTTTGAAacgaagttttttttttttttacataaaaaGCAAGAGGTTTGTAAtttaagtggttaagagtaGTTAATTTTGCATATCATATTTTATATTCAAATCACTCCTCTCCTGATATCGATCgtatgaaaaagaaattaaagaaaaaaaatgtagtgactcaaaaaaaaaaaaaatttgaaaaaagttATGGCATGAAAATAAATAGGACAAAATTTTGGTTTAGGCTAGGGCTACATTTACCAGAGTTATGGCTGATTTTTAGACAGATCGAATGTAACATCTCATATCGACCAACAGAGAgtgggtgatgtgccttatatgtgcatgcttacctccatctagcacgagaccttttgggagctcattgacttcggagtcatggagacttcgaagttaagcgagtttgggctagagtaattccaggatgggtgacccactgagaaattgctcgtgagctcccagaaataAAATCGTGAGAGTAAggaggggcccaaagcggacaatatcgtgctacggcagaACCGATCCGGAGTGTGACATCGTATAGGACTTAAGGGATTTCAATtccaattcaaaaaaattcataatgaAAATCCTAttccaatttcattaaaaaaaattttaggaATTTCAATATCCATTCCAATTAGGAAAACTCGGAACTTGtatatttcagaattttttggaaaattttggaaactagttcaaaattttaaacatgCACAACCATACTGAACACTTGAAAACTCTTATATTCTCTAGTACTTGGATGTTGTTATCCCTTATGGAATGACTTGTCTATGTATATTGgtcattaaattatatttagcTCAACATGAACTTAAATTGTATGAATTCTAAGCTTGAAATCCCAATATATTTTggaattctgaattttttgaaatttcgaGATACTTTCCAATTCCAATCCAactttttttggaattttcggATATCAGAGTTAATTTGGAGTTgccaaaattggaaattttcGAATCGTATTGGCCGGAAACCCGAGTTTTTAAATTAGCTCACTATATCAAAAGAATAGAACAATTTACTTGTTTTGCCTCAAAAGCATAGCCGGCCCTGGCCCAGGGTGACCAGGGCCACAGCCCAGGGCCTATAACATAGGGAggcacaattttttttttagcatatatatatatatataataaaataaaataaaaagaaactaaacaGACGCTTAACGTTAGTCTTGTGTGTTCGAAATCACAAATTTACCCCCCCTCGAACCATGATATAAGCAGGGTGTCAATACAAATCAAAATACTGtaggttattattattatttttttcgttaATTGAGTACACTGAGAAGGGCGGTGAGTGGAGAGGTTGATTGTTGAAACAATATACCAATCCATTTTTATCCTTCATATAATACTTTAGGTTATAAGTAGATCAATTAGTTTAATTTGTATGTGT
Protein-coding regions in this window:
- the LOC18775094 gene encoding receptor-like kinase TMK3, encoding MEGGWRWRLCNFLVLCLFMVAYGATFPGDLKILNDFRKGLENSELLNWPENGLDPCGPPSWPHVFCSGDRVTQIQVQNMGLKGPLPQNFNQLSKLYNLGLQRNNFNGKLPTFSGLSELEYAYLDQNLFDTIPSDFFNGLSSLRVLALDHIPLNASTGWSLPNELAKSVQLQNISLIECNLVGPLPEFLGGLPSLTVLQLSFNKLTGEIPLNFGQSLVQILWLNNQDGGMTGPIDVIASMSSLTQVWLHGNQFTGTIPENIGDLSSLKELNLNGNHLVGLIPQTLADMELDKLDLGNNQLMGPIPKFKSGNVTYNSNSFCQPDPGVQCAPEVTALLDFLGDLNYPSSLASGWSGNNPCEGGWLGLSCNPESKVSVINLPRHKLNGTLSPALAKLDSLVNVRLSGNNIIGKVPTNFTELKSLRLLDISGNNIEPPLPKFPDSLKVIAEGNPLLVANQTAQPPLSTRSPPPRNSLQPPSDSPSSGSGKPPKSPLSQSPPSPITHPDHNSSGAIQVDVQPQSSKRPKPVIIVAGIAVVGVAAFLLICLSIYCCKKRKNILEAPASVVIHPRDPSDPENLYKIAVASNTTGSLSTKTRTTVSHNSGGTENSHMIEAGNLVISVQVLRKVTKNFAPENELGRGGFGTVYKGELEDGTQLAVKRMEGGVISSKALDEFEAEIAVLSKVRHRHLVSLLGYSIEGNERLLVYEYLSQGALSRHLFHWKSLNLKPLSWTRRLTIVLDVARAMEYLHNLARQTFIHRDLKSSNILLDDNFHAKVSDFGLVKLAPDGEKSIATKLAGTFGYLAPEYAVMGKITTKVDVFSFGVVLMELLTGLMALDENRPEESRYLAEWFWRIKSSKEKLMAAIDPALEVNEETFESISIITELAGHCTAREPSHRPDMGHAVNVLSLLVEKWKPVEDESDCLSGIDYNQPLPQMLKVWQEAESRGISYTSLEDSKSSIPARPNGFAESFTSADGR